The sequence TGGGACGCAAACTAAGAACCCTTAAAGGAACTTCTTGTCCTTCAAAATTAGGAGCAACGAAATTTTCTGGAAGCCTGCGATAACGAAGTAACACCTTCATTACCTCTCCTAACAGTTGATGTTCTGTCTGGATATCATCTTCATTTTGAGGCCAAACAGTAATTAAATAAGAACAATCAACCCTAGCAGGAGGACGTTTTTTAACTGCTTTACCATTACTTTGACGCTCCACAGACCAGGTCCCGAGACGTAACTCTAAATTCTCCTGTACGTCATAAAGAAAACAATTAATCGCTGGTTTCTGCTTAATAGCTCCTTGATAGGGTGTATCAAAACTGATAAAAACCTCCGTGTCCTCTGACGGAATATCAGATGGAAGCTCTTGCTTTAATAACAATTCTAAAGTCGCGTCTAAAGCATCAAGCATTTTCTAAGTATTTTTAAAAATACAGTTGTGAATTATTAGGAAGAATTAGCAATTTTTCAAAAGACTACAGTTAGTTTAATATAAGAATAAGCTTTTGAGACATAAATAATTATCAATAAATATTGCGAATGATTGCACTTGTTACAGATATTATAATTATTGAATTATCTTTTCAGAATGCTGCTAGCCGTTCTTATAAGACACCATGTTAGTAAAAATTAAGTTGAGCCTTAACTCATCAGTATAAACAATCTATTTAATAAGCTACAGTACAAATTACGTTATAGAATAGATACGTAAAATCTTTTCCTAACAGAGTTCAATATACTCAAGTAGCGCTTTTCGATTTAAATTCCCAATCGAATACAGGAGATAACCCATGTACCGTCAAGAAATATCCCAGAAAACTTCACCTCCGATTAATTCACACTCAGAAAGTAAAGATATTAATCCCAGTCGTAATTATGGTTCCTTATCTTCCGTGGTACAAAGAGCGCAACAAGATGTAAATAGCATCAATGCGGATGAAAAACAGCAATTAGAAAGTGCTATTGGGACGAAAGCAACAGGGGAAGTGTTGACGGGTAAGCAGTGGGTACCTGAATTTAAGGGAATTTCCGGTCAGCTTTGGGGAGATGCAGCGATACAGATGAAGGGGAAAGATAATAATGTATCTGAGGTGGAGCTAGAAAATAAAACTGGCTTACCAGATAACTTGAAAGCAGGAATTGAAAATATCTCTGGGATAGCGATGGATGATGTGAAGGTTCACTACAATTCCTCTGAGCCTAGTAAATTCCAGGCTTTGGCATATACACAAGGAACTGATATTCACGTTGGACGGGGACAGGAACGGCATTTACCCCATGAAGCATGGCATGTGGTGCAGCAAAAGCAAGGAAGGGTAAAGCCGACTTTACAGATGAAGGGAGCCGCGATTAACAATGATTCCTCCTTGGAAAGAGAAGCTGATGTAATGGGTGCTAAAGCATTACAATCGAGCCTTCCAACCACCCAACTGCAAAAACACTATGGTTCAGCTTCCGTACTACAGCGCCAAGAAACCAGCTTTCCAGAAGATTCTGAAGAAAAACTCAAGGAAATGGGAGTATTACAAAGGAAAGAGCAATCGGGAGCAATTCAGTTCAGAGGTGGGCCTACTGTTGGAATATTGAAGATTAAAAGTAGTGATATTGGCTCTTCCCTGTTAGCCGGACATGCCTGGTTGTCCTATACCCCTACAGGAGGAGGAGAAGTGACTCATGGAACTTGGGGAAACACAGATCACATCGGTTATAATCGTAACTTTGAATGTGGAAGAAACGCTAGAGCCGAAAGAGCCACTGATGTCGATAATACTGACTTAGGTAATCTAAATAACTTTATTGCAGCTAATGATAAATGGACATACCTCAATAATTGTTCTTCTTTTGCAGCGCGGGGATGGAGAGCAGTTACAAAGGAAAGGCTTGCGTACAAATCTTTAGGATTTATTCCGAATCCCAGTGCATTGGGTGTAGGTATAGTAGCAGCAAACGGCGGCACAACCGGGGTGCTTCCCGCGAATCGAGGAAGTAGCGCCAACAGTGCTAGTAGCACATCTAGCAGCAGTGCCGGTTTTTCCAGTAACAGTGTAAACAGTGCCCTCGGTAGCGGTCTCGTAGGTAGCAGCGTAGGTAGCAGCGTAAGTAAGAGTTCTGGAAGTTCAAGTATATAATTATCCAGGTAGATTTTTAGTTATGGATAACCTTATAGGAATATTGCTCGGAACTTTAGAGAGTGCTGGTATCTTTTTAGGGAAGGAACCAGTTCAACTCGATGAGTTAAAACACAAACCAAGGCTAGAATTGGAAGCTAATCTTCTCAAGATTGAAACTACACATAGCTTAAGAAACTCTGCAAAAGAAGTTTATAAATTTGAGTTGGAATTCAAGGAAGGCAAATTTTTAATCAGAGCATTTCAAAAATTGGTTAGTCCACCCTTAAGTAACAACTATCAGCAAGAATTTTTAATATCGGAACAGTTGGAACAACTAGCTTCCCCTGATTTAGAGTTTTATTGGGTAGATCCAGATAATACATTACACGCGCTCCCAGTGCATAGGTTGAATTGAAGCATGAAACCCAGCTAAAAACTGAAAATTAATCTATTAATCTTTGAACAAACATTACCCAAACTTGAATAAAAAAGCAGAAGTAATCCTAGATTTAAACGGTTTACAACCTTTCCTAGAAATATTAGACCAACTCATCATCCAAGCAAAAGAAAAAACACAATCACCTGAAACATGCCCAAAACTAACATCAATCAAAATACGTGAAGATTCCCTCTTAGCTTGGTTACAAAACACTTTTAATTTATCAACTTTCGACCTATATATATTAACAATTGCCCTGGCTCCTGAATTAGATAAACAATACGAAAGAGTTTATGTTTATCTTCAAGATGATATCAACCACAAAAGACCAACTGTAGATTTAGTATTTAGTTTACTTTGTTCTAGCATTCCCGAAAAATTATCCAGACGAAAGCATTTTTCTACTAATTCTCCCTTAATTCACCATAAATTACTCCATCTCTCCTCAGAAGCAACTTTACTTGCTCAACACCTCATCCTTGATGGTCAAGTAATTCGATTATTGCTAAACCAACACGATTTAGATTCCCGACTCGTTTCTTGCTGTCAACTGTTAGAACAAAACCCCTCTGCTGAATTTATTGATAATTTATATCTCAAGGCAGATTTACAAAATCAATTACAAACCATCGTCAAAGAAGATTGGCAAAAACAACCTTTACTGCTTTATTTTCAAGGAATTGACAGTTTAGGGAAACGCCGTACCGCTCAAATGCTGGCTCAAACTTTAGAAATTCCTTTATTAGTTGCAGACCTAGGAAAAATATTAGAAGATAAACCCAATTTTGAATTAAATTTACAGCTTTTATTCCGAGAAGCT comes from Rivularia sp. PCC 7116 and encodes:
- a CDS encoding DUF4255 domain-containing protein → MLDALDATLELLLKQELPSDIPSEDTEVFISFDTPYQGAIKQKPAINCFLYDVQENLELRLGTWSVERQSNGKAVKKRPPARVDCSYLITVWPQNEDDIQTEHQLLGEVMKVLLRYRRLPENFVAPNFEGQEVPLRVLSLRPSNLQSFGEFWQAMGGKNGTKPKVVLHCTVTISVPVYEAEEEVGLVGVYQPEVSE
- a CDS encoding DUF4157 domain-containing protein encodes the protein MYRQEISQKTSPPINSHSESKDINPSRNYGSLSSVVQRAQQDVNSINADEKQQLESAIGTKATGEVLTGKQWVPEFKGISGQLWGDAAIQMKGKDNNVSEVELENKTGLPDNLKAGIENISGIAMDDVKVHYNSSEPSKFQALAYTQGTDIHVGRGQERHLPHEAWHVVQQKQGRVKPTLQMKGAAINNDSSLEREADVMGAKALQSSLPTTQLQKHYGSASVLQRQETSFPEDSEEKLKEMGVLQRKEQSGAIQFRGGPTVGILKIKSSDIGSSLLAGHAWLSYTPTGGGEVTHGTWGNTDHIGYNRNFECGRNARAERATDVDNTDLGNLNNFIAANDKWTYLNNCSSFAARGWRAVTKERLAYKSLGFIPNPSALGVGIVAANGGTTGVLPANRGSSANSASSTSSSSAGFSSNSVNSALGSGLVGSSVGSSVSKSSGSSSI